In Rhinoderma darwinii isolate aRhiDar2 unplaced genomic scaffold, aRhiDar2.hap1 Scaffold_605, whole genome shotgun sequence, the genomic window GGCTAGTTATGGGGTGAGGGCTAGTTATAGTGTGAGGGCTAGTTATAGGGTGAGGGCTAGTTATAGGGTGAGGGCTAGTTATGGGTGAGAGCTAGTTATGGGGTGAGGGCTAGTTATGAGGTGAGGGCTAGTTATGGGGTGAGAGCTAGTTATGGGGTGAGGGCTAGTTATAAGGTGAGGGCTAGTTATGGGGTGAGGGCTAGTTATAAGGTGAGGGATAGTTATAGGGTGAGAGCTACTTATAAGGTGAGTGCTAGTTGTGGGGAGAGAGCTAGTTATGGGGTGAGGGCTAGTTATGGGGTGAGAGCTAGTTATGGGGAGAGAGCTAGTTATGGCGCTACGGCTAGTTATGGGGTGAGGGATAGCTATGGGGTGAGAGCTAGTTATGGAGTAAGGGCTAGTTATAAGGTGAGGGCTAGTTATAGGGTGAGGGCTAGTTATGGGGTGATAGCTAGTTATAGGGAGAGGGCTAGTTATGGGGTGAGAGCTAGTTATAGGGAGAGGGCTAGTTATGGGGTGAGGCCTAGTTATAGGGTGAGAGCTAGTTATGGGGTGAGGCCAAGTTATGGGGTGAGAGCTAGTTATAGGGAGAGGGCTAGTTATGGGGTGAGGCCTAGTTATGGGGCAGTAGCTTGTTatagagaagaaaaaaaggaaaaactaaaaacgaTTGtagctggtaaaaccttcttcttCTTGGAAATCCATCAAATGTGCAATGAGGAACACTCCTACTGCACAATTACCGAAGACCAAGCGCACGTACTCAAGGTTCCTCGGGATCCTCGTACCTCCAGGGTCAAACATGCAGCTCAATCATAAGACCTGGATGATCTTCTTCTGGATTCTGGGCTTCTTCCCCTCACACCTGGTCCCTCAAATATCACCTCCCCTCATCTCCGGTCTGATGTCCACCTCACAGCTTGTACTTTCCACTCATGGTGACTTCCCTACTTCTTCTATACTGGACCTGTCTGTAGTCCTCCTGGACACCATCACCTCCCCTCATCTCCGGTCTGATGTCCACCTCACAGCTTGTACTTTCCACTCATGGTGACTTCCCTACTTCTTCTATACCGGACCTGTCTGTAGTCCTCCAGGGCAATATCACCTCCCCTCATCTCCGGTCTGATGTCCACCTCACAGCTTGTACTTTCCACTCATGGTGACTTCGCTACTTCTTCTATACCGGACCTGTCTGTAGTCCTCCAGGGCAAAATCACCTCCCCTCATCTCCGGTCTGATGTCCACCTCACAGCTTCTATTTTCCACTCATGGTGACTTCCCTACTTCTTCTATACCGAACCTGTCTGTAGTCCTCCAGGGCAAAATCACCTCCCCTCATCTCCGGTCTGATGTCCACCTCACAGCTTCTATTTTCCACTCATGGTGACTTCCCTACTTCTTCTATACCGGACCTGTCTGTAGTCCTCCAGGGCAAAATCACCTCCCCTCATCTCCGGTCTGATGTCCACCTCACAGCTTCTATTTTCCACTCATGGTGACTTCCCTACTTCTTCTATACCGGACCTGTCTGTAGTCCTCCTGGGCCCCATCACCTCCCCTCATCTCCAGTCTGATGTCCACCCCACAGCTTCTACTTTCCACTCATGGTGACTTCCCTACTTCTTCTATACCGGACCTGTCTGTAGTCCTCCTGGACACCATCACCTCCCCTCATCTCCGGTCTGATGTCCACCTCACAGATTGTACTTTCCACTCATGGTGACTTCCCTACTTCTTCTATACTGGACCTGTCTGTAGTCCTCCTGGACACCATCACCTCCCCTCATCTCCGGTCTGATGTCCACCTCACAGCTTGTACTTTCCACTCATGGTGACTTCCCTACTTCTTCTATACCGGACCTGTCTGTAGTCCTCCAGGGCAAAATCACCTCCCCTCATCTACAGTCTGATGACCACCTCACAGCTTTTACTTTCCACTCATGGTGACTTCCCTACTTCTTCTATACTGGACCTGTCTGTAGTCCTCCTGGACACCATCACCTCCCCTCATCTACAGTCTGATGTCCACCTCACAGCTTGTACTTTCCACTCATGGTGACTTCCCTACTTCTTCTATACCGGACCTGTCTGTAGTCCTCCTAGACACCATCACCTCCCCTCATCTCCAGTCTGATGTCCACCTCACAGCTTCTACTTTCCACTCATGGTGACTTCCCTACTTCTTCTATACCGGGCCTGTCTGTAGTCCTCCTGGGAACCATCACCTCCCCTCATCTCCAGTCTGATGTCCACCTCACAGCTTCTACTTTCCACTCATGGTGACTTCCCTACTTCTTCTATACTGGACCTGTCTGTAGTCCTCCTGGACACCATCACCTCCCCTCATCTCCAGTCTGATGTCCACCTCACAGCTTCTAATTTCCACTCATGGTGACTTCCCTACTTCTTCTATACTGGACCTGTCTGTAGTCCTCCTGGACACCATCACCTCCCCTCATCTCCAGTCTGATGTCCACCTCACAGCTTCTACTTTCCACTCATGGTGACTTCCCTACTTCTTCTATACCGGACCTGTCTGTAGTCCTCCTGGACACCATCACCTCCCCTCATCTACAGTCTGATGTCCACCTCACAGCTTGTACTTTCCACTCATGGTGACTTCCCTACTTCTTCTATACCGGACCTGTCTGTAGTCCTCCTAGACACCATCACATCCCCTCATCTCCAGTCTGATGTCCACCTCACAGCTTCTACTTTCCACTCATGGTGACTTCCCTACTTCTTCTATACCGGGCCTGTCTGTAGTCCTCCAGGGAACCATCACCTCCCCTCATCTCCGGTCTGATGTCCACCTCACAGCTTGTACTTTCCACTCATGGTGACTTCCCTACTTCTTCTATACCGGACCTGTCTGTAGTCCTCCTGGACACCATCACATCCCCTCATCTCCAGTCTGATGTCCACCTCACAGCTTGTACTTTCCACTCATGGTGACTTCCCTACTTCTTCTATACCGGACCTGTCTGTAGTCCTCCTGGACACCATCACATCCCCTCATCTCCAGTCTGATGTCCACCTCACAGCTTCTACTTTCCACTCATGGTGACTTCCCTACTTCTTCTATACCGGGCCTGTCTGTAGTCCTCCTGGGAACCATCACCTCCCCTCATCTCCAGTCTGATGTCCACCTCACAGCTTCTACTTTCCACTCATGGTGACTTCCCTACTTTTTCTATGCCGGACCTGTCTGTAGTCCTCCTGGGCACCATCACACAGAGTTGACCAGTCATTTTCCACTATTTGATGGGGGTTCTCTCTCCATTAATGGCACTGACTCCTTAGTATCTATTTTAGGACTTCTGCCACAACTAAGCAATTCCCCCATCACCCGGTTACACAGTCCACAACCATCCTAGCCCCTCTACTCAAGAGTCCATCAATTTAGATGATGACATGTTTCTTCCCAACAGTTCCAAAAGTCTCAACAAAAATAAAGATAGAGTCAGACACGGAAGTTGTAGAGGGGGTAGAAACAGAAAACCGAAGACCCTTCATACGAGCCGAGAAGAACCGAGAAAATAACTGTTCTATTTATCAAACCACATCCTGAATGAAAATGACATCTGGTTATTATCCGGAGTTTCCTCCTTCTTCCCCATCAGCACCCCCGCCCCCGATGGTTTTCAGCTGTTTATGGATCTTAACAGATCCATCAGAAAACTCGCACCTACACGTCACTTATAGTCAGGCCCATCTGTTCACCTGACCGATCACTGCCACCATATCCCAACTGTAGATGTATAAGCACCCTCAGTAGATGTACAAGCACTCTCAGGAGATGTACAACCACTCTCAGGAGATGTACAACCACTCTCAGTAGATGTACAACCACCCTCAGTAGATGTACAAGCACTCTCAGGAGATGTACAACCACTCTCAGGAGATGTACAACCACTCTCAGTAGATGTACAACCACTCTCAGTAGATGTACAACCACTCTCAGTAGATGTATAACCTCTATCTGTCGATAATTCTAACCCTAACGACAATCTAACAACACTAGTCAGGAGAGCCGTCAAAACCCAACAATGAGACAATAGTCATTAGATGGACAGATGAAGGGGGGTATAGTCATGCAGGATAATGGGGACTATCTTCAGGGAGCCCTTAGACTGCTGACTGGTTATTTTATGAGAAGTTGACCACCGATCCCACCACAACCTATAGAAATATAAATCCTTCATTGACACGGTTTCCATAATCGTCTTCTAAATAAAAAAGTGGAGATTTTTGGAAATGCTTTTATTCCACATTATTATTCTTTTACCATTTACCTAAAATTGACAAATCTGAACagcccgacccccccccccccccaggtcgcCCAATTATCTCCAGAATTGGGTCACTTACAAGCACCATGTCTCGCTCTGTAGACCTCCATCCATACATGTTAGTTCTACCAcctgatttataagacaactcatGAGGGACCTTCTCAATCTCAACAAGACCCAGAACTTCTCCCCTCATCTTAACTATGGATGTTTCTGTCCTTTTTACCAACATTCCCACCATCGGGGGTGTTGAGAGGTTGAATCGTATCTATGGTCCTCACACTGCATAGTCTCCGTCTTCTCTAACAAATCATTGGACAGGTcagaggccgcgataggctcccgATTCTAATGCTCCTTTATATATAGGACCGTGAGGATCTTAACATTCTGGACTTCCATCTAAAAAAACAGCTTAGGGCCGATAtatcgacgatttgttttttatttgacatCTTTAAGCAGTCCCTTAATGTCATTGATTTTGGATTGTCCTTCACGTATCATTTTTCTTCCATGTCCATCGACTTTTTAGATGTAGTTTTGAGGACGATGAGGGGTTTTTAGTGACCAGTTCCCATTATAAATCAGTGGATGTAAATAGTTATGTCGATTTTTGCGTCCATTACCCTCCCGGGCTGAAGAACATTTCCTTCGGACAGTTCAGAcgtatcagaattttttttttccgatgaCGGCCGAACACAAACTTGAACCTCACGGTTCTAAGAGAAACATTTTCCCCATAGGACAGAATAGGGAGCTTCAGAGCTGACACCAGATGACTATCACACCTACCCAAAAACAAGACCATAGCTCCATCTCAGCGAGACGCGAATTTAtctaaaaaattctaaaaaacatTGGCCCATTTCAATGAATGGCCTATATCTGATAGATGCTTTGTCTGAAAATCCACAAATTACGTCGGGAAGATCCCATACATTACACAGCATGCTGCGGCCCAGCAGACGTCCTGAGAACAAGCCCAAGACCAGGGGGTCATACCTTAGAgacagaccatgtgactgctacggGGCCTTAGAGAGAGGGGCCCCATTCTGGTTGGTCCTTTACCATTTGTTACTGGGTTGGAAGAACCTGTGCAGAGTCCTCCTGAGATATCTTTCCGCATTGCGTAACCTTTTTTCTCCTCGTAGCCGACGTGACGCCAGTTTGTCTCCATAGTCACCGATACGCGTCTTATCTCATTTTAGCGTCCATCGATCTCCATGACGACATCTTCTGTGTCAGCAGCGCTCTTATAGCTGCCCGGATTTCTTCTATGATAATTGGTCCTTATAGAAACACTGCTGATATCATGAAGCGGATCACAGCGATTCCCCTAAATGATCTCATTATTGGGGTCTCTATATGTCTGGAAGAATTTCAAGAATAATCTTCagggctgcaaaaaaaaaattcaacttccTCACCATTGACATGCAAATCTATAAGGCACCTGCTGAATGATGTCCATAATCTACTCCTCATCTTCAGCTGGTGGATGACCAGAAGTTGCGGAGAGTTGCTGGACACAGCATAGAAAGAAtggtggagatggtggaggtcttGTAGAATTGGTGGACACAGCATAGAGGGGTTTAGATGGTGAACGTCTTGGAGAATTGGTGGACATAGCATAGAGGGGTTTAGATGGTGGAGGTCTTGGAGAATTGGTGGACTTAGCATAGAGGGTTTTAGATGGTGGAGATTTTGGAGAATTGGTGGACTTAGCATAGAGGGGTTTAGATGTTGGAGGTCTTGTAGAATTGGTAGACACAGCATAGAGGGGTTTAGATGGTGGAGGTCTTGGAGAATTGGTGGACTTTGCATAAAGGGTTTTAGATGGTTGAGGTCTTCGAGAATTTGTGGACTTATAGAGGTTTTTAGATGGTGGAGGTCTTGGACAATTGGTGGACACAGCATAGAGGGATTTATATGGTGGAGGTCTTGGAGAATTCGTGGAAATAGCAATAGAGGAGTTTAGATGTTGGACGTCTTGGAGAATTCGGGGACTTAACATGGAGGGCTATAGATGGTGGACGTCTTGGAGAATTGGTGGACATAGCATAGAGGGGTTTAGATGGTGGAGGTCTTGGAGAATTGGTGGACTTAGCATAGAGGGGTTTAGATGTTGGAGGTCTTGGAGAATTGATGGACTTAGCATAGAGGGGTTTAGATGGTGGAGGTCTTGGAGTATTGGTGGTATAGAATAGAGGGTGGGATGCATTGATATAGTAAAGTATAAAGCAGAATATTGATGGTAGAATTTATGTTTTGtccggcttattcagatgaacgtgttaaTCGTTCGTGTGGGCTTAGTTTTTTATGGTCGTCACACGTCCGCGTGTATTTCTATGCGGCTATTCATACGGCCAGTGTTTtaccggaccgtgtgaagggcccatgaaaaaataggacatgtccgttttcacagatccctcaataggctcaagtctatgagggatctgtgaaaaggggtcccgcacgggtgcaaatcggccatgaaaTGTTTTTTCAGGGCTGATTTCGCACACGTTCGTCGGAATGAGACCAATATTTCCttctttacacagaacatttcacGTGACTATTGATGTCTTGTTTACTGACCAGAGAATAGACTGAGGAACCCACTGACCTCCTCAGATGTGGCATCAGATCCTGCTGACTCCTGAGGCTTCTcactatattatattgtattataggcTGTGATTTCTCAAGTTTTTCGGTTTTAAGATCATGCAGAGTGTCCCAATGCATTCCGTGTCCGTGCAGCCGATGGCGATAGCGCAAACCGTGTCCATCACTCACGTGAACACAAATGAATGGAACTCGGGGATCTGTGACTGTTGCCAGGACATGGGAATATGTAAGTTCCTCTCATTCTCTGTCTAAAGAAAGGTCGGAGGCCCTCTTGTTAGAGCTATGGTCAACTAGTTATCTGGTGGCTGAGTGTGGGGGTCCTGATTTTGGGTGGATGTGAGGGTCTGATTCCAGGGGACATTGGGGGGCATTGGCTTTATATGGAGATGGACATTACTTTCCCTGGGTGGATTCAGGGGGAGATACTGAGCTCGTTGATTCTAGGAGAAGGTGGGGGGCACTGATGTTAGAAGTCCTAGTGGATTTGAGGGATCCCCATCTTTGGTCATAGTTCTGGGGCACTCCCTATGAGTGATGTTGTCTCTTGGTGAAGCTGGGGTGGTAGTGTTTCTGGATTAAGTCATGGGGTTTGGATTCTAAATAGGCAAACCCTATGGGGTACATTTGATGGTCCTGCCTCTGGCCGGAGTTGGATGAACCATCTTTGGTAAAAGTTGGATGACATAATCGAACAATGTCTGGTCTATgttgatacggatttaagttcctGGGTGGTATTTGGGGGTACCTGGCCTCTTGGTGCAGATTCTGGAGACATGATACCTCTGGAAGGTATTGTTAGGGCACATTCGTGGTTGGGTTAGGTCAGGCGGACCAGATCACCGGGTGGAAATAGAATGGTAAATGTCTTTGGGTTGAGTTTGATGGACACCTCGGAAACTTAATTTGTCTTTCTCCTCCCGGACTCCAGGCTGCTGTGCCTTGTGGTGTTTGCCATGTTTCCAGTGTAAGACCGTCAGTGATTTTGGAGAATGTCTCTGTCTCCCGCTCCTGGACCCTGGATGTCTTGGATATGCAGGAAATAGTTTAGTCTGTCCTCCAATCTCCATGGCCATGCGGGCTGCTGTCCGGGAACGATACCGGGTGAAAGTGAGTATGAGCCTCGTTATTCTGGGCTTGGAACCTGCCTGGATATATTATGATGTGAAGATGGCGGAGTAGACCTGGTACCAGATATCgtatctcctgacatgtctctcTCTCTGTACAGGGCTCCATCTGCAGTGACTGCTGTATGCTCTACTGGTGTTTCTCCTGCACTTGGTGCCAGATGGCTCGTGAGATCAAGAAACACAAGCAGCCCGTCAGTTTCATCACTGCCCAAACCACCACAGTGACGATGCCCATGCAACCTCAACCCTACCAAGCATACCCACCTCCGACATACTAGTCCCAAGGATCCCATCCACCACATAAGATTCTCTAAGATGAGGAACATTGTGAACATATAGTAGACCCTCAATCATGTTGTATAGGACACCAGCCAATAATGTAATTATGATCTGGAGGATTGGTGGAGTAGTTGAGGCTTCTTCCTCTATAAAGAATAAAAATTAATATATTGCCCCATGGTGGTCCCAGACGAGAAGACATCGGCCCATCCTCCCAGAACAGAGACGTTCACCATGTAGAGATCCTTCAACGTGGTGGATCATCCGAAGCACTTCTTATCTCCACTCCACACGGCCCAAGTCTTCTCCAGTCATTGTATGTGGCCCTCAGCTGGGGCTGTGCGTATGCCGAGCTTCTGCTGCTCCTACATCACTGCACTTCTCGTTCTCTTTATCTTCTGATGGCTACAGATCAGTAAAGCTTCTTTGATTGCACTTTTCTTCAGACTCCTGATCCCGATTATTGCCTTGGTTTTGAGATTTGCTCAGGTGACCAGCTGCAGGAACCTTGGTCCCCCTCACCCAGACCAGGTTCTAAGTGGTCGTCCATGTAGCGTCAAGCTGGCAGAGCCCATGGGTACAACCAGGGAGCCCCAATATCGTTCACCAGGTAATGAATGTTCTTCAGTAAGTGCAGAAGAGCAAATCCACCTATGGAATAAAACGAGGCACGCAGTATGATCGCTGAGCTTCACTGGTCATTTAATGATCATATAGGATCAAGGGggaaatatattaaccccttgatgcattatcacgtacatgtacatgaTAAGCGTCATAGGGAAGTATAGAACGCGATCacgggctgagcacgctccatacgctgcaggtgtcagctgtgattTACAGCTGAAACCTGGGGCTAATATCCGGGAACagtgatcctggccgtttaacccttcaaatgctGTGGTGAATTGCAACCACATCATCTGAAGCATTGAAAAGACGGAGGCGGCTGCCTCCGACAACTCATCGTCGCCCCCACACCGCAAtcaaggggggggggcgccgatggttgtcatggcagccaagtggcctaatgaagaccctctggtctgccttttgtctgcctctgttaagctgtGTCTTTGGCCAGGCCcaacagaagcctgtgaaaatgacaatatactgcaatacattagtatctaacgatcgccggttcaagtccctgagcgggactaataaaatgtgcaaaaaaagagtttaataaagtttttagtaatgaaaaaaaaatattcaagttaaaaaaaaatactttttgccTCTCTTCCACtaatttaatgtaaaaaaaaaaaaatggctcggtccttaaggggttaaatgcacgTGATGTGGATAAGAAGATGAATCTCCAATGGTCCCCTGACACCAAGTTCTAGGTCTTCTCATAAAGGATCATCCACTGGTCCTCAGAAGTACAATGTCAGGAGATGGAGGAGGCTTCAGACCGTAGCAATGGTGTCACAACCTGCAGAGACCACAACTCATCATTACTCATTCTGTACAGTTGTGACCATGAGTGGAGGATTAAAGTGACTGAAAGGTGATGAGGTCTCATGTATGTAACGTAGTGTGGAGATCGGGGTCCATGTCGTCAGTATAGGGGCTGTTATGGTGGGGTCCAGCTCAGGATTTCCCTCTTTATTGGTGGTGTGAGATATGAGACAAACGTTCTCCACCATCAATGAAGAAGGTGAATAGTCCGAGGATGATGCCAACAAGGGAGCGGGTGAACAGGTGTTTGGCCCTCCAGTGGAGGCATTAGGTTGTTTGTTATGGAGCCCTCTCAACATGCATGAGACATTCAATAATTGTCCTACACAAGACAAGACCACAAGACTACACAAGACTACACAAGACCACAAGACTACACAACACAACATGACTACACAAGACTACACAAGACTACACAAGACTACACAAGACTACACAAGACCACAAGAccacaagacatcacaagacatcacaagactacacaaGACCACACGACTACACAAGACCACACGACTACACAAGACTACACTAGTCGACAAGACTACACAAGACTAAAACAAGACTACACAAGATCACAAGACTACACAAGACCACAAGACCACAAGACTACACAAGACCACaaaacatcacaagactacacaagacatcacaagactacacaaGACCACAAGGCATCACAAAGACTACACAAGACCACACAAGACAACAAGACTACACAACACAACATGACTACACAAGACTACACAAGATCACAAGACTACACAAGACCACAAAACTACACAAGACTACACAAGACTACACAAGACCACAAGACTACACAAGACCACAAGACTACACAAGACCACAAGACTACACAAGACCACACAAGACCACAGGACTACACAAGACCACACAAGAGCACAAGACTATACAAGACCACAGGACTATACAAGACCACAGGACTATACAAGACCACAGGACTATAAAAGACCACAAGACTATACCAGACCACAAGACTACACAACACAACAAGACTACACAAGACAACAAGACTACACAAGACTACACAAGACCACAAGAGTACACAAGACAACAAGACTACACAACAGAACATGACTACACTAGACCACAAGACTACACAAGACAACACAAGACCACAAGACATCACAAAGACTGCACAAGACTACACAAGACTACACAAGACTACACAAGACCACAAAACTACACAAGACTACACAACACAATATGACTACACAAGACTACACTAGACCACAAGACTACACAAGAccacaagacatcacaagactacccaAGACTACACAAGACAACAAGACTACACAACAGAACATGACTACACAACAGAACATGACTACACAAGACTACACTAGACCACAAGACTactcaagacatcacaagactacacaaGACCACAAGACATCACAAAGACTACACAAGACCACACAAGACAACAAGACTACACAACACAACTACACAAGACTACACAAGATCATAAGACTACACAAGACTACACAAGACCACACAAGACTACACAAGACTACACAAGACCACACAAGACTACACAAGACCACAAGACTACACTAGACCACAAGACTACACAAGACCACAAGACATCAGAAGACTacacaagacatcacaagactacacaaGACTACACAAGACcacacgacatcacaagactacacaagacatcacaagactacacaaGACCACAAGACTACACAAGACCACAAGATTACACAACAGAACATGACTACACAAGACTACACTAGACCACAAGACTactcaagacatcacaagactacacaaGACCACAAGACATCACAAAGACTACACAAGACCACACAAGACAACAAGACTACACAACACAACATGACTACACAAGACTACACAAGATCATAAGACTACACAAGACTACACAAGACCACACAAGACTACACAACACAGACTACACAAGACTACACAAGACAACAAGACTACACAAGACAACAAGACTACACAAGACCACAAGAGTACACAACACAACATGACTACACAAGACCACAAGAGTACACAAGACTACCACCCATAACATCTAGAAGAATCCTACACTGAGATAACATGGAAGAACAAAGTTGTGGACGAGGTGTCGTAAGAAGTTAGGACTTCATCGGGGACTGTTGTCTTACAAGTCAAACATTTTAGTGGTCCAGGTCATGGTGTCGGCAGCAATTTTAGTTTATCAGTCGAATAGTTCACCACTCATCCAACTTGTCTAACTGGAGCTCAGAATGCCACGAAATACGTCCAGTGGACTGTGACCGGACGACAGTCGATCATGTAATCATGAAACAAGGGATAGGACAACAATATGGCACCTTGAGGCTGCATTTACATTCAATACATACAAGTCCAACGATCACCCACCTCCCCCACCCACCATCGACGGATAGCACCATGCACGTCACATCGCCGCACATTTGCATCCCACAAATCCAACCACATCCCATCTCTTACACCTCCACTTGGCCCATCACAAAGCAGAAGAAAAGTATCAGGAACCCAGTCCCGTTAACCATAAGGAAATGTCACTTAGGAGAGTAGCTGACGGCAGCCCCGGGGACATCAACCACGCTATCCATTGACCTTCACATTTCTTGAGAGTACCTTGCTTTAGCTATATAACCTTCTCCATATGGATGATACCGTTCATATGATTAACCAGTCCCTATATGTGGGACCGAGAGCGTCCAGACATCTCATAACTAGCAGTTCATGTGCCGGACATAATATTTTTGGAGTAGCCAATTTCTGATGTGTAGTAATTGTGAGATGTCCTGCGTTGCCTAGGACACCTATCAATGGGGAGCGGGGTACTGAAATATCCAACAATCCAAACACCTTACCCCAGAATCCCTGGATAGTGGGACACCCCCTACATTAAGGGACATCATAAGGACAGCTGGCAAAATATTTCTCCAAATgtgagcgggacagtcccggattccgggcggtgtcccggtgTCCTGGGTGGTCGTGGTTTGTCCTCACGAAACATATACAGTTGGCATTGGTGTGGGTGGGAGTCGAAAGCGAT contains:
- the LOC142725449 gene encoding cornifelin homolog, giving the protein MQSVPMHSVSVQPMAIAQTVSITHVNTNEWNSGICDCCQDMGICCCALWCLPCFQCKTVSDFGECLCLPLLDPGCLGYAGNSLVCPPISMAMRAAVRERYRVKGSICSDCCMLYWCFSCTWCQMAREIKKHKQPVSFITAQTTTVTMPMQPQPYQAYPPPTY